TCGCCAGCGCAGCGATGCGCAACGCCCAGAGCAGCGTTTGCTGCCCAGACCGGCGGAACATGGGGGACGACGTGCCTGCACTTATCGCACTCATCGCGCCCCCCGCTTACGAATCGACATCCAGACATTGACCGAGACGAGTATGGATGCGACCAGCAACATCAGCACTGACGCCGCACTCGCGGGCCCCACACTGAAAAAGCGAAATCCGGTGTCGTAGACATAGGTCGACAGTGTCTGCGTCGCGTTGCCGGGACCACCTCCGGTGAGCGCATAGACCTTGTCGAACAGTTTGAACGTGTCGATCGAGCGCAGCAGCATGGCCAGCACGAACTGCGGCACAAGCAGCGGCAGCGTGATGTCGCGCAGACATTGCCACTCGCTCGCGCCGTCGGTGCGCGCCGCTTCGAACAACTCCGGATCGATGGACTGAATACCCGCGAGCACGATCAGGAACGCCATGGGCGTCCATTGCCAGACGTCCACAAGAATCAGCGACCAGATCGCCAGCCCCGGATCGGACAACCATTGCACACCCGGCAAACCGAACTTCGCGAGCAGCGCGTTCAGGAACCCGCCGAAATTCAGCCAGTTGCGCCAGATGGCCGAGCACACCAGCGTGGAGAGCATCATCGGCAGGATCAACAGCGGCATGACGAAGCGCCGCCCGCGAAACGCTCGGGAGAACAGCAACGCCAATGCTGCGCCGAGCACCACCTCGCACACCGACGCCACGACCGTGAAGTGCACCGTGTTGATGAAGCTCGCGGCGAAGTTGTCGTCGGCGAGCACCGCCCGATAGTTCGTCAGCCCGGTGAACGCCCGGTGCCCCGACGCGTAGTCAACCTGGAAGAACGAATCGAACAGCACCTGCAATACCGGATACAACGCCAGCACCGCGATAACAAGGAATGCCGGGCCCACCAGCCAGATCAGGGGCCACCAGCGACGTGCAGCACGCATGGAATCGTCGGGACGTTAGTTGGCAACGGCTGTCAGCACCGGCGCGATCTTCTGGGACGCCTGACGCAGCGCAGCTTCCGGCGTGAGTTGCCCCGTAATTACGAGTTGCAGGGCGTCGCCCAGCAAGCTCTCGATCTGCTCCCAGTTCTTCACGCGCGGACGCGCGCGTCCGGCTTCAAGCGCTTTCAACTGATCCGGATACCAGCGGAATTGCTTCACGAGCGCGGGATCCTCGAACACGCTCTTGCGCGTGGGCGGAATGCCCATCACGGCCAACCGCGTCTGCGTATCGCGCGACGTCAGATACGCCAGGAATTCCTGTGCGAGCGCGCCGTGCTGCGCGTCCTTCGGAATGGCCACCTGCCAGATACCGAGCATCGGTGCCGGCCCCCTGACCTGCCCCGGCGGCGCCTGCAAGGCGACCTCGCCGACCACGCGCGACTGCTTCGGATCGTCCAGCGCAGGCACCCACGCAGGCCACACTTCGATGGCTTGCGCCGCCGCGCCCTTCTGCAAGGCATCGCGCACTTCGGCCGCGCCATAGACCGCAACATCCTTCGGAGCATGCGCCTTGAGCGCGACGAACATCTTCAATGCGGCGAGCGCCTGCGGCGAATCGATGACGGCGCGGCCGTTCGCATCGATCACGTCGCCACCGTACGCCCACAGAATTGGCAGGAACCCCGTGACCACCGGATTGCCCTTGGTGCCGCGAAACACCACGCCGGATACGGTGGCGTCGGTGCCGGTCGTCTGGGCGATCTTCAGCACGTCGTCCCAGTTGCGCGGTGCTTGCAGCTTGTGCTTCGCGAGCAGATCGCGACGATACGCAAACATCTCGACGTTACCGACGACCGGCAACGCGTACAGATTGCCGTTCGGCCCACGGCCGAGCGCCACGGTCGATGCCACCATGTCGGCATCGACCAGCGTCGCAGGCAGCGGCTTGAGCCAGCCATTGGCCATGAATTCGGGCGACCAGGTGTCGTCCATCATCACGAGATCGTAGGCGCCCGTGCCCTCGCGCATCGACAGCTTCAGCTTCTGATAAAGGTTCGCGTTCGGCAACTTCAGCAGCTCGATGTCTGCGGACGGATGCGACTTCTTGAAGCCAGCGACGGCTTCGGCGAGGCCCTTGCCGTAGATATCGTCACGCCCGGCGATCACGAGATCGGCCGCGCTCACGCTCGTCGCCACGACGAACAGGCCAACGGCGGCGGCAACGGCGGCTGACAAAGCGCGCAGACGGATAGACAGTTTCATGCGATCTCTCACTGGGTTGACGATGGCATCGAGCTTTGTTTGCACACGTGTGCAAACTCATCACTGAAAAATGCCACTTGCATGGCATGACCGTCATTCTGGCGAGGGATCGTTAAAGAATTGTGGCAAGCGAGCGGCCCGGCCTCGCTAAAGTTTCCGGCTCACGTGCCGAAGAAAGATTTCATGCCCCGAAAATTTGAGCATTGATGTCGCACCATCAGCGGTTGCGACGAAATGCACGACCCGGGGTGCGCACGGGGAAAGGCAGCGGTATGCCTTGTAAGTCAGATGTCGAGGAGAAAAAACTATATGTTGGTGAAAGTAGTGCTGGGCACACTTGCCGGTGTGGTGATGATGCACGCGGCGCATGCCGAAGACGCAGGGGACTGGATCACGGCAGCGGAAACATCGAAGTTTGTCTGGCAGGGAAAGCGCGGCAGCGGAACGATGACCAATGTCGATGGCAAGAAAAACAACGGCTACAAGTACCTCTATCAAAAGAAGAATAAGACCAACAACACTTACGACTACGGTCAGGCCGTGGTGTTGCTCGAATCGTGCCGCAAAGGTTACGGATTCGTGTACTACAACGGCATGGAAGGCCAGTACGTGAGCAAGGATCAGTTCGTGCGCTTCGGCCCGACGGTCGCAGACAATATCGGCACGTTGGCCTGTCTGAGCTGGGACAACGAGACAGGTCAGATCTCGCTGGCCGAGAAGAAAGACGCGTGGGAGTTCATCGCCTCGGTCAAGGATTCGGGTAACAAGGTTTAT
This window of the Pandoraea sputorum genome carries:
- a CDS encoding carbohydrate ABC transporter permease, whose translation is MRAARRWWPLIWLVGPAFLVIAVLALYPVLQVLFDSFFQVDYASGHRAFTGLTNYRAVLADDNFAASFINTVHFTVVASVCEVVLGAALALLFSRAFRGRRFVMPLLILPMMLSTLVCSAIWRNWLNFGGFLNALLAKFGLPGVQWLSDPGLAIWSLILVDVWQWTPMAFLIVLAGIQSIDPELFEAARTDGASEWQCLRDITLPLLVPQFVLAMLLRSIDTFKLFDKVYALTGGGPGNATQTLSTYVYDTGFRFFSVGPASAASVLMLLVASILVSVNVWMSIRKRGAR
- a CDS encoding ABC transporter substrate-binding protein, which codes for MKLSIRLRALSAAVAAAVGLFVVATSVSAADLVIAGRDDIYGKGLAEAVAGFKKSHPSADIELLKLPNANLYQKLKLSMREGTGAYDLVMMDDTWSPEFMANGWLKPLPATLVDADMVASTVALGRGPNGNLYALPVVGNVEMFAYRRDLLAKHKLQAPRNWDDVLKIAQTTGTDATVSGVVFRGTKGNPVVTGFLPILWAYGGDVIDANGRAVIDSPQALAALKMFVALKAHAPKDVAVYGAAEVRDALQKGAAAQAIEVWPAWVPALDDPKQSRVVGEVALQAPPGQVRGPAPMLGIWQVAIPKDAQHGALAQEFLAYLTSRDTQTRLAVMGIPPTRKSVFEDPALVKQFRWYPDQLKALEAGRARPRVKNWEQIESLLGDALQLVITGQLTPEAALRQASQKIAPVLTAVAN